Proteins from a single region of Streptococcus mitis:
- a CDS encoding MBL fold metallo-hydrolase: MKIHKTVNPVAYENTYYLEGEKYLIVVDPGSHWEAIRQTIENINKPICAILLTHAHYDHIMSLDLVRETFGNPPVYIAESEASWLYTPVDNLSGLPRHDDMADVVAKPAEHTFVFHEEYQLEEFRFTVLPTPGHSIGGVSIVFPDAHLVLTGDALFRETIGRTDLPTGSMEQLLHSIQTKLFTLPNYDVYPGHGPATTIAHEKTFNPFF, encoded by the coding sequence ATGAAAATCCATAAAACTGTGAATCCTGTTGCCTATGAAAACACCTATTACCTGGAAGGTGAAAAATACCTCATCGTTGTCGACCCTGGTAGCCATTGGGAAGCTATTCGTCAGACAATAGAGAACATCAACAAACCTATCTGTGCTATTCTCTTGACCCACGCCCATTATGACCATATCATGAGTTTAGACCTAGTTCGCGAGACTTTTGGAAATCCTCCTGTCTATATCGCAGAGAGTGAAGCCAGCTGGCTCTACACCCCTGTCGATAATCTCTCTGGGCTTCCTCGCCACGATGATATGGCAGATGTGGTCGCAAAACCTGCAGAGCACACCTTTGTCTTTCATGAAGAATACCAACTAGAGGAATTTCGTTTTACTGTCTTGCCAACTCCTGGTCACTCTATCGGTGGTGTTTCTATCGTCTTTCCTGATGCTCACCTAGTCTTAACAGGGGATGCTCTTTTCCGAGAAACAATCGGACGGACCGACCTTCCGACTGGTAGTATGGAGCAACTCCTTCATAGCATCCAGACCAAACTCTTCACCCTGCCAAACTATGACGTCTATCCAGGGCATGGTCCAGCTACTACTATTGCTCACGAAAAGACCTTCAATCCTTTTTTCTAG
- a CDS encoding ferredoxin reductase, giving the protein MKRGKKMFIIILTTLGVLGFISWGIITYLGRSQTLSIKSIENPSGDLYLVHITKPKNQIWKAGSYAQFKLPDSSFGPDKSPVKEDQASRWLTLASTPDEDEILIVTHNSGSVFKETLTHLPAGSKIEMSWLESSLSVKDNDQALVCFASDVGISTLRPVVKEWAGKRSIILNHLDKGVNIFDNELRELSKNNPNLTYKTSETFSQSQAFLKNAVVKYGNQAIYLLTGQPDDINEMKNFLKENGIDDKQIQTSMFKGLK; this is encoded by the coding sequence ATGAAACGAGGGAAAAAAATGTTCATAATTATTCTAACTACACTTGGAGTGCTCGGCTTTATATCTTGGGGAATCATTACCTATCTTGGACGAAGTCAAACTTTATCGATAAAATCCATTGAAAATCCCAGCGGAGATTTGTATTTAGTTCACATCACAAAACCAAAAAATCAAATATGGAAAGCTGGCTCCTATGCTCAGTTTAAGCTTCCTGACAGCTCGTTTGGTCCAGACAAAAGTCCAGTAAAGGAGGATCAGGCTAGCCGATGGCTAACCCTTGCTTCCACTCCTGATGAAGATGAAATTCTTATTGTAACCCATAATAGTGGTAGCGTGTTTAAGGAAACCTTAACACATTTACCAGCTGGTAGTAAAATTGAGATGAGTTGGCTGGAGTCATCTTTATCTGTTAAAGACAATGACCAAGCACTGGTTTGTTTTGCCTCTGATGTCGGTATTTCTACTCTACGTCCAGTTGTGAAAGAGTGGGCTGGTAAGCGCTCCATCATTCTTAATCATTTAGACAAAGGAGTAAACATTTTTGATAATGAGTTAAGAGAGCTTAGTAAGAATAATCCGAATCTAACTTATAAAACTAGCGAAACCTTTTCTCAAAGCCAAGCATTTTTAAAAAATGCGGTTGTGAAATACGGTAACCAAGCTATTTATCTCTTAACCGGCCAACCTGATGATATAAATGAGATGAAAAATTTCTTAAAAGAGAATGGGATTGACGACAAACAGATACAAACAAGTATGTTTAAAGGTTTAAAATAA
- a CDS encoding Ig-like domain-containing protein, whose translation MKGKQQQDYRVEKYIRYGIRKYSFGAASVAVAAGLMFLGNGAVSATEVQGAEASVAATTAPANQADSNKDKEAVKPETKVEEAKPEVKVQEAKKANKAALEANVATLEMKLASAKNADASVVNSAKEVLATAKATLSNPEASQLDVNTLADKLSALGQAVAESDAMGQQKKLEAEKVAAKAEAEKKATPAEKSLSAAQTALDKASSEAEVTNKLATAELSKKEVKEENKAAVEAAVAKNQAVLAETKSLLAEKSVTKEQVDAQLARLNESILAVYNELKNAGIGRDGKFSAVLADIADTVTTPPLSEEEQANHWKKYADKNTERLTKQIKWFDISNPKATIENLGDGGKLKVGTKFTQEISPGYVVTLTVTKLAPFNSTDEYKKRGGAGYDANAQNVYKDNTPAELKVVNQGSYSVAKTNGMDTKGKTVIQSVKDGANVGVEFSVKATLNGTEVPANVVFLTGEEAGSSEIEIYKTDGDGFELVTELSNSNVPGKETARSYIGEIYERRTVATAGHGQNRADGQLGISYTLEGSGKPAFAPFLADKGAGFFNTTVTSDTVITATAKDGTIHADGLGTQVFGPVSTHRDSGFSTPLVMTRNAKNIGMYIMSNGQQGSMLGFMVLDEGDAPASYGRVAHSISKSEGQHQPYLGSVPADVDVRTTPINKTNAFVYDDINGIGNADEGARQLMGDDVAPNDNYKLKKVNDGTYSMTFDAHLDGEAKAYVNGWIDFNNNGKFDEDEAAGVTEVTADGKVTLTWTNTVQNVDTSVTKLATRLRIAYDKADVKAPTGIAYSGEVEDFQIQQTIPPRGTKRETTDVQGATQNSTVAFNAYGQKNYDFDKDNAIDTTVKSQIVKPDGTLVTDADLVDGYYVVPGQGKYKITDNGANVDVEFIPEANFVGTADGITIRRTDINGNTTGWGNEGRQIIGGAGEAKDQLELVSEQVQLTGLAAKGSMDGRYIPTVTPKAIVGTPEESTDIQGKPQTKTPKFSIDVDKDGDGTAPDAVTPSANYPAKLVDPATGQPTDETTVTVKGEGTYTIDPTTGAVTFTPEPQFTGTAKGIDVSLTAPVGQDKNGQPVTATATAKYTPTVTPVNPTATPATSTGVQGETQTGKPTFTEGNTEVPIKEGSVKLLNPDGTEANGPVDALDPSGKKVGEYTVDPTTGVVTFTPTDKSYTGPVQPAKVQAEDKNGTKVSTTYTPNIVGVTPTATPATTEDVQGKTQESPVSFEAGKTTIAGEEKTVEIDPSTYTLLGEDGQPATEVPAKDPEGNVIGKYTLKTVDGKAVAVFEPTDKTYSGEVQPVRVQAKDKNGTAVETTYTPKITPVVPTAEPATSEAIQGETQKGTPTFAPGDTIAPIKENSYKLLDKEGNEVPAGQTTPAYAEDGVTPVGTYSIDPATGEVTFTPTDKSYTGNVTPADVQAEDANGTKVSTTYTPSIVPVTPTAEPAKTVDVQGATQTGKPVFQGGTAMVNGEEKTVEIDDTVPAKLVDPKTGEQVDSVTVEGEGTYTVAPDGTVTFKPEPQFTGVAKGVEVVRQDKNGTPAKATYTPEVKPVTPTGTDAVTENIQGSTQTGKPEFKGGTVTIDGKEKTVEINEDKPAKLVDPKTGNPVDSVTIEGEGTYTVAPDGTVTFTPEKNFTGKGTGVTVQREDKNGTPVTAKYTPVVKKATPTGTDAVTEDIQGSTQTGKPTFEGGKVTVNGEEKTVEIDEDKPAKLVDPKTGDPVDSVTIEGEGTYTVAPDGTVTFTPEKNFTGKGTGVTVQREDKNGTPVKATYTPVVKPATPTSSDVITTNVQGATQEGTPTFKGGKVTVNGEEKTVEIDETVKPTFEDGTTEKKVPGEGTYTIDENGKVTFTPEKTFTGQATGVTVKRVDKNGTPITAKYTPVVVPVTPTSKDSESEGPKGQPQEGTPTFEGGKVTINGKEVPVEIDETVKPTFDDGTTEKKVPGEGTYTIDENGKVTFTPEPDFVGKATGVTVKRVDKNGTPVTATYTPTVRPDTSFVDKDGNPLSPTEDGTKPTKDIPGYKIVKTEVDEKGNTKHIYEKVKTSFKDKEGNEIPGNPSEDGEQPKKDIPGYRFVETKKLPNGDTEHVYEKVKTSFKDKEGNEIPGNPSEDGEQPKKDIPGYRFVETKKLPNGDTEHVYEKVKTSFKDKEGNEIPGNPSEDGEQPKKDIPGYRFVETKKLPNGDTEHVYEKVKTSFKDKEGNEIPGNPSEDGEQPKKDIPGYRFVETKKLPNGDTEHVYEKVKTSFKDKEGNEIPGNPSEDGEQPKKDIPGYRFVETKKLPNGDTEHVYEKVKTSHKDKDGNEIPNYPTEDGEQPKKDIPGYRFVETKKLPNGDIEHVYEKVKTSHKDKDGNEIPNYPTEDGEQPKKDIPGYRFVETKKLPNGDIEHVYEKVKTSHKDKDGNEIPNYPTEDGEQPKKDIPGYRFVETKKLPNGDIEHVYEKVKTSFKDKEGNEIPNYPTEDGDQPKKDIPGYRFVETKKLPNGDTEHVYEKVKTSFKDKEGNEIPGNPSEDGEQPKKDIPGYRFVETKKLPNGDTVHVYEKIIPSVKPEPAKPSKPAPAKPAKELPNTGTEDHSSLAALGLLGVLSGFGLVARKKKED comes from the coding sequence ATGAAAGGCAAGCAACAACAAGATTATAGAGTAGAAAAGTACATCCGTTATGGTATCCGGAAATATAGCTTTGGAGCAGCATCAGTAGCAGTTGCAGCTGGTTTGATGTTCCTTGGAAATGGTGCGGTATCAGCAACGGAAGTTCAAGGTGCAGAAGCATCAGTAGCTGCAACTACTGCCCCAGCAAATCAAGCGGATTCTAATAAAGACAAGGAAGCCGTGAAGCCAGAAACTAAAGTAGAAGAAGCAAAACCTGAAGTTAAAGTACAGGAAGCTAAGAAAGCAAATAAAGCAGCTCTTGAAGCGAATGTTGCTACTTTAGAAATGAAATTAGCATCTGCTAAAAATGCAGATGCGTCTGTAGTAAACTCAGCTAAGGAAGTTTTAGCTACAGCTAAAGCAACACTTTCAAATCCAGAAGCAAGTCAATTGGATGTGAATACTTTAGCTGACAAACTTTCAGCATTGGGTCAAGCCGTAGCTGAATCAGATGCCATGGGTCAACAGAAAAAATTAGAAGCTGAAAAAGTAGCTGCTAAAGCTGAAGCTGAAAAGAAAGCTACTCCAGCAGAAAAATCTCTTTCAGCAGCTCAAACAGCACTTGACAAAGCTTCATCTGAAGCAGAAGTGACTAATAAATTAGCAACTGCTGAACTTTCTAAAAAGGAAGTGAAGGAAGAAAATAAAGCAGCTGTTGAAGCGGCAGTAGCTAAAAACCAAGCAGTTCTTGCGGAAACAAAATCTCTTTTAGCTGAAAAGAGCGTGACCAAAGAGCAAGTGGATGCACAACTTGCACGCCTGAATGAGTCAATCCTTGCAGTATACAATGAGCTGAAAAATGCAGGTATTGGTCGTGATGGTAAGTTTTCAGCAGTCTTAGCAGACATTGCTGATACGGTTACAACTCCACCTCTTTCAGAAGAAGAACAAGCAAATCACTGGAAGAAATACGCAGATAAAAACACAGAACGTCTGACAAAACAAATCAAGTGGTTTGACATTTCAAATCCGAAAGCGACAATTGAAAATCTTGGTGATGGTGGTAAGCTTAAAGTAGGTACTAAGTTTACACAAGAAATCTCTCCAGGATATGTTGTGACTTTGACAGTTACTAAACTAGCACCATTCAACTCAACTGATGAGTACAAAAAACGTGGTGGAGCAGGATACGATGCCAATGCTCAAAACGTATACAAAGACAATACTCCAGCTGAGTTGAAAGTCGTAAACCAAGGTTCATACTCTGTTGCGAAAACAAACGGAATGGATACTAAAGGTAAAACAGTTATCCAATCAGTTAAAGATGGAGCCAACGTCGGGGTGGAATTCTCAGTTAAAGCTACGTTAAATGGAACAGAAGTTCCAGCCAACGTTGTATTCTTAACAGGGGAAGAAGCTGGTTCTTCAGAAATTGAAATCTATAAAACAGATGGTGATGGTTTCGAGTTAGTAACTGAGTTATCAAACTCTAATGTCCCAGGTAAAGAAACAGCTCGTTCATATATTGGGGAAATCTATGAACGCAGAACAGTGGCTACTGCTGGTCATGGACAAAATCGTGCAGATGGCCAATTAGGTATTTCTTACACGCTTGAAGGAAGTGGTAAACCAGCTTTCGCTCCATTCTTAGCTGACAAAGGTGCAGGATTCTTCAATACAACAGTTACATCAGATACAGTAATTACTGCAACAGCAAAAGATGGAACTATTCATGCGGATGGATTAGGAACACAAGTTTTCGGACCGGTCTCAACTCACCGTGATTCAGGTTTCTCCACTCCATTGGTAATGACTCGTAATGCCAAAAATATTGGTATGTATATTATGTCTAATGGGCAACAAGGGTCTATGCTTGGATTTATGGTCCTAGATGAAGGGGATGCTCCTGCATCATACGGACGTGTAGCCCACTCTATTTCTAAATCTGAGGGACAACACCAACCATATCTAGGTTCTGTACCGGCTGACGTTGATGTTCGTACAACTCCAATTAACAAAACAAATGCCTTTGTATACGATGATATCAATGGTATCGGTAATGCTGATGAAGGTGCTCGTCAATTGATGGGTGATGATGTTGCTCCAAATGATAACTATAAGTTGAAAAAAGTTAACGATGGAACTTACTCAATGACGTTCGATGCCCACCTAGACGGAGAAGCTAAAGCTTACGTTAACGGTTGGATTGACTTTAACAACAATGGAAAATTCGATGAAGATGAAGCCGCTGGTGTGACAGAAGTGACTGCTGATGGTAAGGTTACTCTTACTTGGACAAACACAGTTCAAAATGTGGATACTAGTGTGACAAAATTAGCTACACGTCTTCGTATTGCATACGATAAAGCAGATGTCAAGGCTCCTACTGGTATTGCCTACTCAGGTGAAGTAGAAGATTTCCAAATCCAACAAACAATTCCACCACGTGGAACTAAGAGAGAAACAACAGATGTACAAGGTGCAACTCAGAATTCTACTGTTGCCTTTAATGCATATGGTCAAAAGAACTATGATTTTGATAAAGACAATGCAATAGATACAACTGTTAAATCACAAATCGTTAAACCAGATGGTACATTAGTAACAGATGCTGACCTAGTAGATGGATACTATGTAGTACCAGGGCAAGGTAAATACAAGATTACTGATAACGGTGCAAATGTAGATGTAGAATTTATCCCAGAAGCAAACTTTGTAGGTACAGCAGATGGTATTACGATTCGTCGTACAGATATCAATGGTAACACTACTGGTTGGGGTAACGAAGGTCGCCAAATCATCGGTGGTGCAGGTGAAGCTAAAGACCAACTAGAATTAGTAAGTGAGCAAGTTCAACTAACTGGCTTAGCTGCTAAAGGTTCTATGGATGGTCGTTACATTCCAACAGTAACTCCAAAAGCAATCGTTGGAACTCCAGAAGAGTCAACTGATATCCAAGGTAAACCACAAACGAAAACACCTAAATTCTCAATCGACGTAGATAAAGATGGAGATGGAACTGCACCAGATGCGGTAACACCAAGTGCTAACTACCCAGCTAAATTGGTAGATCCAGCGACTGGACAACCAACAGATGAAACAACTGTAACTGTAAAAGGTGAAGGAACTTATACAATCGATCCAACAACTGGAGCGGTAACATTTACTCCAGAACCACAATTTACAGGAACTGCTAAAGGTATTGATGTATCATTAACAGCACCAGTAGGTCAAGATAAAAATGGTCAACCTGTAACAGCTACAGCTACTGCAAAATACACTCCAACTGTAACACCTGTTAACCCAACAGCAACTCCAGCTACTTCAACAGGAGTACAAGGTGAAACTCAAACAGGTAAACCAACATTTACAGAAGGAAATACAGAAGTACCTATTAAAGAGGGTTCTGTAAAATTATTAAATCCAGATGGAACAGAAGCAAATGGACCAGTAGATGCTCTAGACCCAAGTGGTAAAAAAGTTGGGGAATACACTGTAGATCCAACAACAGGTGTAGTAACCTTCACACCAACAGACAAATCTTACACAGGACCAGTACAACCAGCTAAAGTTCAAGCTGAAGATAAGAATGGAACAAAAGTTTCTACAACTTACACTCCAAACATCGTAGGAGTAACACCAACAGCAACACCAGCTACAACTGAAGATGTTCAAGGTAAGACTCAAGAAAGTCCAGTTTCATTTGAAGCAGGAAAAACTACAATTGCTGGAGAAGAAAAAACTGTAGAAATCGATCCATCTACTTACACACTTCTAGGTGAAGATGGACAACCAGCTACTGAAGTACCAGCTAAAGATCCAGAAGGAAACGTAATTGGTAAGTACACTCTTAAAACTGTAGATGGAAAAGCTGTTGCAGTATTCGAACCAACAGATAAGACATATTCAGGTGAAGTACAACCAGTACGAGTTCAAGCTAAAGATAAGAATGGTACAGCTGTAGAAACAACTTACACACCGAAGATTACTCCGGTAGTTCCAACAGCAGAACCGGCTACATCAGAAGCTATCCAAGGTGAAACTCAAAAAGGAACTCCAACATTCGCTCCTGGAGACACTATTGCTCCAATCAAAGAGAACTCTTACAAGCTTCTTGATAAAGAAGGAAATGAAGTTCCAGCTGGTCAAACAACTCCAGCATATGCTGAGGACGGAGTAACTCCAGTAGGTACTTACTCAATTGATCCAGCAACAGGTGAAGTAACCTTCACACCAACAGATAAATCTTACACAGGTAATGTTACACCTGCTGATGTTCAAGCAGAGGACGCAAATGGAACAAAAGTTTCTACAACTTATACTCCATCTATCGTACCTGTAACACCAACAGCAGAACCAGCTAAAACTGTAGATGTTCAAGGTGCAACTCAAACAGGCAAACCAGTATTCCAAGGTGGAACAGCTATGGTTAACGGTGAAGAGAAAACTGTTGAAATCGACGATACAGTACCAGCTAAATTGGTAGATCCAAAAACTGGAGAACAAGTTGATTCAGTCACTGTAGAAGGTGAAGGAACATACACAGTAGCTCCAGATGGAACAGTAACATTCAAGCCAGAACCACAATTTACAGGAGTAGCCAAAGGTGTTGAGGTAGTTCGTCAAGATAAGAACGGCACACCAGCTAAAGCTACATACACACCGGAAGTTAAACCAGTAACACCAACAGGAACAGATGCTGTAACTGAAAATATTCAAGGTTCAACTCAAACAGGTAAACCTGAATTCAAGGGTGGAACAGTAACAATCGATGGTAAAGAGAAAACTGTTGAAATCAATGAAGATAAACCAGCTAAATTGGTAGATCCAAAAACAGGAAATCCAGTTGATTCAGTAACTATCGAAGGTGAAGGAACATATACAGTAGCTCCAGATGGAACAGTAACCTTCACACCAGAAAAGAACTTTACAGGTAAAGGAACAGGTGTTACAGTTCAACGCGAAGATAAGAACGGCACACCAGTAACAGCTAAATACACTCCAGTTGTTAAGAAAGCAACACCAACAGGAACAGACGCAGTAACTGAAGATATCCAAGGTTCAACTCAAACAGGTAAACCAACATTTGAAGGTGGAAAAGTTACTGTAAATGGTGAAGAAAAAACTGTTGAAATTGATGAAGATAAACCAGCTAAATTGGTAGACCCGAAAACAGGAGATCCAGTTGATTCAGTAACTATCGAAGGTGAAGGAACATACACAGTAGCTCCAGATGGAACAGTTACATTCACCCCAGAAAAGAACTTCACAGGTAAAGGAACAGGTGTCACAGTTCAACGCGAAGATAAGAACGGCACGCCAGTTAAAGCTACTTACACACCAGTTGTGAAACCAGCAACACCAACAAGTTCAGATGTCATCACTACAAATGTTCAAGGTGCTACTCAAGAAGGAACACCAACATTTAAAGGTGGAAAAGTTACTGTAAATGGTGAAGAAAAAACTGTAGAAATCGACGAAACTGTTAAGCCAACATTCGAAGATGGCACAACTGAGAAGAAAGTACCAGGCGAAGGAACATACACAATCGACGAGAACGGTAAAGTAACCTTCACCCCAGAGAAAACATTCACTGGTCAAGCAACAGGTGTAACTGTTAAACGTGTAGATAAGAACGGCACACCAATCACAGCTAAGTACACCCCTGTAGTCGTTCCAGTAACACCAACTTCAAAAGATTCTGAATCAGAAGGTCCTAAAGGACAACCTCAAGAAGGCACACCAACATTTGAAGGTGGAAAAGTTACAATCAATGGTAAGGAAGTTCCAGTTGAAATCGATGAAACTGTTAAACCAACATTTGACGATGGCACAACTGAGAAGAAAGTACCAGGTGAAGGAACATACACAATCGATGAAAACGGTAAAGTAACCTTCACCCCAGAACCTGACTTCGTAGGTAAAGCAACAGGCGTAACCGTTAAACGTGTAGATAAGAATGGTACACCAGTAACAGCTACTTACACTCCAACAGTTCGTCCTGATACTTCATTCGTTGATAAAGATGGCAACCCACTTTCACCAACAGAAGATGGAACTAAACCAACTAAAGATATCCCAGGATACAAGATTGTTAAAACTGAAGTAGACGAAAAAGGAAATACAAAACACATCTACGAAAAAGTTAAGACATCATTCAAGGATAAAGAAGGAAACGAAATTCCAGGAAATCCAAGTGAAGATGGCGAACAACCTAAGAAAGATATTCCAGGTTACCGCTTCGTAGAAACTAAGAAACTTCCAAATGGAGATACAGAGCACGTCTACGAAAAAGTTAAGACATCATTCAAGGATAAAGAAGGAAACGAAATTCCAGGAAATCCAAGTGAAGATGGCGAACAACCTAAGAAAGATATTCCAGGTTACCGCTTCGTAGAAACTAAGAAACTTCCAAATGGAGATACAGAGCACGTCTACGAAAAAGTTAAGACATCATTCAAGGATAAAGAAGGAAACGAGATTCCAGGAAATCCAAGTGAAGATGGCGAACAACCTAAGAAAGATATTCCAGGTTACCGCTTCGTAGAAACTAAGAAACTTCCAAATGGAGATACAGAGCACGTCTACGAAAAAGTTAAGACATCATTCAAGGATAAAGAAGGAAACGAGATTCCAGGAAATCCAAGTGAAGATGGCGAACAACCTAAGAAAGATATTCCAGGTTACCGCTTCGTAGAAACTAAGAAACTTCCAAATGGAGATACAGAGCACGTCTACGAAAAAGTTAAGACATCATTCAAGGATAAAGAAGGAAACGAAATTCCAGGAAATCCAAGTGAAGATGGCGAACAACCTAAGAAAGATATCCCAGGTTACCGCTTCGTAGAAACTAAGAAACTTCCAAACGGTGATACAGAGCACGTTTATGAGAAAGTTAAGACAAGTCACAAGGATAAAGACGGAAATGAAATTCCAAACTATCCAACAGAAGATGGCGAACAACCTAAGAAAGATATCCCAGGTTACCGCTTCGTAGAGACTAAGAAACTTCCAAATGGCGACATCGAACACGTTTATGAGAAAGTTAAGACAAGTCACAAGGATAAAGACGGCAACGAAATTCCAAACTATCCAACAGAAGATGGCGAACAACCTAAGAAAGATATCCCAGGTTACCGCTTCGTAGAGACTAAGAAACTTCCAAATGGCGACATCGAACACGTTTATGAGAAAGTTAAGACAAGTCACAAGGATAAAGACGGCAACGAAATTCCAAACTATCCAACAGAAGATGGCGAACAACCTAAGAAAGATATCCCAGGTTACCGCTTCGTAGAGACTAAGAAACTTCCAAATGGCGACATCGAGCACGTCTACGAAAAAGTTAAGACATCATTCAAGGATAAAGAAGGAAATGAAATTCCAAACTATCCAACAGAAGATGGCGACCAACCTAAGAAAGATATTCCAGGCTACCGCTTCGTAGAAACTAAGAAACTTCCAAATGGAGATACAGAGCACGTCTACGAAAAAGTTAAGACATCATTCAAGGATAAAGAAGGAAACGAGATTCCAGGTAATCCAAGTGAAGATGGCGAACAACCTAAGAAAGATATTCCAGGCTACCGCTTCGTAGAGACTAAGAAACTTCCAAATGGCGACACAGTTCATGTTTATGAAAAAATCATTCCTTCTGTGAAACCAGAACCTGCGAAACCATCAAAACCAGCTCCAGCTAAACCAGCTAAGGAATTGCCTAATACTGGTACAGAAGATCACTCAAGCCTAGCAGCTCTTGGACTTCTTGGAGTATTGAGCGGATTTGGTCTTGTGGCACGCAAGAAAAAAGAAGACTAA
- a CDS encoding DUF2974 domain-containing protein: MANIFDYLKDVTHDFFYDLPLNELDILALTEITYLSFDNLVSTNPQRLLDLAPQVPRESNMLTSKNRLQLLDELSQHKRFKNCKLSHFINDIDPELQKQFAAMTYRLTLDTYLIVFRGTDDSIIGWKEDFHLTYMKEIPAQKHALRYLKNFFARHPKQKVILAGHSKGGNLAIYAASQIEQSLQNQITAVYTFDAPGLHKELTQTEGYQRIMDRSKVFIPQGSIIGMMMEIPNHQIIVHSTALGGIAQHDTFSWQIEDKHFVQLDKINSDSQQVDTTFKEWVATVPDEELQLYFDLFFGTILDAGISSINDLSSLKAIEHIHHLFVQAQSLTPEERETMGRLTQLLIDTRYQAWKKR; this comes from the coding sequence ATGGCCAATATTTTTGACTATCTGAAAGATGTCACACACGATTTCTTTTACGACCTTCCTTTGAATGAGTTAGATATTCTAGCCTTAACAGAAATCACCTACCTCTCCTTTGATAATCTGGTCTCCACAAATCCTCAGCGACTTTTAGACCTAGCTCCTCAGGTTCCAAGAGAATCTAACATGTTGACCAGCAAAAATCGCCTCCAGCTATTGGATGAGCTATCTCAACACAAACGCTTCAAAAATTGTAAACTCTCCCATTTTATCAACGACATCGACCCTGAACTGCAGAAGCAATTTGCGGCTATGACCTACCGCCTCACTCTCGATACCTATCTGATTGTCTTTCGTGGGACAGATGACAGTATCATTGGCTGGAAGGAAGATTTCCACCTGACCTATATGAAGGAAATTCCTGCTCAAAAGCACGCTCTCCGCTATTTAAAGAACTTTTTTGCCCGCCATCCTAAGCAAAAGGTCATTCTGGCCGGGCATTCCAAGGGAGGAAATTTAGCCATCTATGCTGCTAGTCAAATTGAGCAAAGCTTGCAAAATCAAATCACAGCAGTTTATACCTTTGATGCGCCTGGTCTCCATAAAGAACTGACACAAACCGAGGGCTATCAAAGGATAATGGATAGAAGCAAGGTCTTCATCCCACAAGGGTCCATTATCGGTATGATGATGGAAATCCCTAACCACCAAATCATCGTGCACAGTACTGCCTTAGGTGGTATCGCCCAGCACGATACCTTTAGTTGGCAGATTGAGGACAAGCACTTCGTCCAACTGGATAAAATCAACAGTGATAGTCAACAAGTTGACACAACCTTCAAAGAATGGGTGGCAACAGTCCCTGACGAAGAACTCCAGCTCTACTTCGACCTCTTCTTTGGCACCATTCTAGATGCTGGGATTAGCTCCATCAATGACCTGTCATCCTTAAAGGCTATCGAACACATTCATCATCTCTTTGTCCAAGCTCAATCCCTCACTCCAGAAGAAAGGGAAACCATGGGACGCCTCACCCAATTATTAATTGATACCCGTTACCAAGCCTGGAAAAAGAGATAA